The genome window GCGCGGGAGGTCCGCGTCCTCAGTCGGCGTAGGCGCCGGCTTTATGGATGATCGGACCCCAGCGGTCGATCTCGGATTTTACATGGGCGCGCAGGGCTTCGGGGCGGGCGCGTTCGTCGGCCACCGGCTCGGTGCCGAGGTCGGCGAAGCGCTGCTTGACGGTCGGATCCTTGAGCGCGCCGCGCAGGGCGTTGCTGAGGGTATCGATCACCTGCTTCGGCGTGCCCTTCGGCGCGTACATGCCGTGCCAGACCGCGACTTCGAAGTTCGGCAGGCCGGAGGAGGCCAGGGTCGGCACGCCCGGCAGGGCGGCCAGCGGGGCCTTGGTGGTCACGCCATAGACCTTGATCTTGCCGCCCTTGATCTGGCTGGTGGTGTTGGTGGTCTGGTCGCACATGATGTCCACCTGGCCGCCCAGCAGGTCGTTCATGGCCGGGCCGGTGCCCTTGTAGGCGACGGTGGTCAGGTCGACGCCGATGGCGGTCTGCAGCAGCATGCCGCACAGGTGCGAGGCCGAACCCAGGCCGGCGTGGGCGTAGGTGACCTTGTCCTTGTTGGCCTTGACGTAGGCCAGCAGCTCCTTGAAGTCCTTGGCCGGGAAGTCCTTGCGCGCCACCAGGGTCATGGGCACGTCGGTGACCAGGCCGATGGTCTCGAAGTCGTTCTGGGCGTTGTAGCTCAGCTTGCGGTACAGGGAGGGGGCGGTCGAGTGGCCGATGTGGTGCAGGAAGATGGTGTAGCCGTCCGGCGCGGCCTTGGCCACGCGCGCGGCGCCGATGGTGCCGCCGGCGCCGCCGACGTTCTCGATGATGATCTGCTGCTTGAGCGTATTGCCCATCGACTGGGCGACCAGACGCGCCACGGTGTCGGTCGGACCGCCCGCCGCGAACGGCACGATCATGGTGATGGTCTTGGTGGGATAGCCCTGCGCCTGGGCCAGGCCGGCGCCGAACATGGCCATGCACGCGACCGTGCACATCGTCTTGAATTTCATGGTGTCGTCCTCTGATCTCGGTATTGTTGGTTTTACAGCGCGTACGTACGCATTCCGGGTTATACCGGACAACATATGATTGACGCAACTAGGGGATACTACGGATGGCGTTTCCGCGCCACCCGCGTATTAATTGCTGAGCATCAACTACTACGGCGCCTGCTGCGGCGCCGCCCGGGTTTCAGCCCGGTTTCGCGACCGGCAGGCTGCGGTCTCCCAGCAACAGTTTGTCCGGGGTGATCGGGGTGCTGCGCAGGCGTTTGCCGGTGGCGTGGAAGATCGCGTTCGCCACCGCCGCCGACACCCCGACCAGGCCGATTTCGCCCACGCCCTTGGCGCCGAGCTGCTGGCTGACGATGCGGTCGTCCTCCTCGGCGAAGATGACCTCGATCTCGTGGATGTCGGCGTTGGCCGCCACGTGGTAGCCCGCGAAGTCATGGTTCATGAAACGCCCGAAGCGGTGGTCGGTATAGGTTTCCTCGTGCAGGGCCTGGCTGATGCCCCAGACCACGCCGCCGCTCACCTGGCTGGCCGCGGTCTTGGCGCTGATGATGCGCCCGGCGGCGACCGCGCTCACCACCCGGGTGACGCGCACGATGCCCAGCGCCTCGTTCACCTTGACCTCGCAGAACACGGCCGAATGCACGGCGCGGGTGTATTTGCGCTGCTTGAGCATCTGGGGCGTCATCAGGAACTTCTCTTCGACCCGGTCCCGGCCGCTGGCCGCCAGCACCTCGGACAGCGCCACCCGGCGCGTGGCGTCGGCGCGCAGCACCAGGTCGCCGTCGGCGAATTCGACGTCCTTCAGTTTGGCCCCCGCGAAGGGAGAGCCGGACATGGCTGCCGCCAGCTTCAGCAGATGTTTCTTGAGCTTGTCGCAGGCGCCGACGATGCCCGAGCCCACCGTCGCAACGTGCGAGGAGCCGCCCTCGACCGGCGCCATCGGCAGGGTCGAATCGCCCAGCTGGAAGGTGACGCGTTCCATCGGCAGCCCCATGGCCTCGGCCGCGATCATCGACATCACAGTATAGGTGCCGGTGCCGATGTCCGAGGCGGCGCTCGACACCACCAGGCGCCCGTCGGCGTGCATCACGGCCGACACGCGCGCCACCATCACCAGCGAATCCCAGATGCCGGTGGCCATGCCCCAGCCCACCAGTTCCTCGCCGTCGCGCTTGGCGCGCGGTTCCAGCGGCCGGCCCTCCCAGCCGAAGCGCTCGGCGCCCAGCCGGTAGCAGTCGCGCAGGGCCTTGGACGAGAAGGGCTTGTCCTCGATCGGGGCGACATCGGTATAGTTCTTCAGGCGCAGTTCGAGCGGATCCATCCTGAGCGCGTAGGCCAGTTCGTCCATTGCCACCTCGAGCGCGTGCACGCCGTGGGCCGCGCCCGGCGCGCGCATGTCCATCGGCGAGTGGCGGTCCTGGGCCACCAGCTTGTAGCCCAGTTCGATGTTCTCGCAGGCGTAGAGCTGGCCCGACCAGTTGACGACCACTTCCACATAGTCTTCCAGGCGCGAAGTCTCCTGGATCGCCTCGTGCAGGATGGCCTGCAGGCGGCCGTCGCGGTCGGCCGCCAGGCGCACCCGCTGCCAGGTCTCGGGGCGGTGGCCGAAGCTGAACATCTGCTGGCGCGTGAGCACCACCCGCACCGAGCGCTTGAGCTTGAGCGCCGCCATCACGGCCAGCGGTAGCTGGTACTGGGGACGCAGGCCTGAGCCGAAGGCGCCGCCCACGTAGGGGTTGCGCACCGTGACCTTGTCCTTGCCCAGCCCGAAGGCGCGCGAGACGTACCAGCGGCAGTTCTGCGAGCTCTGGGTCTTGTCGTAGATGGTCAGGTGGCCGTCCTCGCTGCGGATCACGGTGGAAGCGTGCATCTCCATCGGGTTGTGATGCTCGACCCCGCTGTAGTACTCGGCGTCGATCTTCACCGGGGCCGTGCCGAAGGCCTGGTGCGCATCGCCGGTGGAGCTGGGCGGCGTGAAGCCGGCCTTCAGCGGACGGGGCTTGTAGGCCCGGTCGAGGCTCGCCAGCAGATTGGTGTCGTGCTCCTCGCTCTCGTACTCGACCCGCACCAGGCCGGCCGCGTGGCGCGCGGCCTCGAAGGTGTCGGCGACCACCAGGGCGACCGGCTGCCCGCTATAGAAAATGCGCTCGCTGAACAGGGGGCGGAAGGGCGAGCCGCCCGGCGCCGTCATGTCCTTGTAGGCGAGGTCGGTCTCGCGCATCTTGGGCCGGTTTTCGTGGGTGAGGATGGCGATCACGCCGTGGGACGTGAGGGCGTCGACCAGGTTGATGCGGCGGATGCGGCCGCGCGCGATGGTGCTGTTGACGGCCACGCCGTAGCACAGGTCGGGCGCCTGCTGCTCGGCAGCGTAGCGCGCCGCGCCGGTCACCTTGGCGCGCCCGTCCACGCGCGAGACGCGCATGCCGCTGTGCACCCGGCCGGTGCCCTCGGGCGCGGTCGGGGTCTCGAGTTCGGGAATCAGGTCGCTCATGCTCGTTCTCCCTTCGCGTAGGCGGTGCCGCGGGCGGCCATGCCCAGGGCCTGGACGATGGCGTTGCGCGCCAGCGGCAACTTGAAGTCGTTCTCGCCGTAGCCGCGCGCGCCCTGCAGCAGGAGCTCGGCGGCCTCGGCGAAGGCGCCGGCGTCCGGCGCACGCCCGGCCAGCAGCGCTTCGGCTGCCTCGACCCGCCAGGGCTTGTGGGCCACGCCGCCCAGGGCGATGCGGGCCGCGCGGATCGATCCTCCCTGGATGTCGAGGGCGGCCGCCACCGACACCAGCGCGAAGGCATAGGACAGGCGCTCGCGCACCTTGAGGTAGGCGCTGTGGGCGGCGAAACGGTCGGCGTCCGGCAGGCTGAGGTGGGTGATCAGTTCGCCCGGCTCCAGGGTGTTGTCGCGCTCGGGATGCTCGCCGGGCAGGCGGTGGAAGTCGGCGAAGGGAATGCTGCGCTGGCCATCGCGGGCGCGCACGTGCACCGTGGCGTCGAGCGCGCGCAGGGCCACGCACATGTCGGACGGATGGGTCGCGATGCAGTGCTCGCTGGCGCCGAGGATGGCGAGCTGGCGGTTCAGGCCCTCGCGCGCCGGACAGCCGCTGCCGGGCTCGCGCTTGTTGCAGGGCGTCCCGGTGTCGTAAAAGTAGATGCAGCGGGTGCGCTGCATCAGATTGCCGCCGTTGGTGGCCATGTTGCGCAACTGGGCCGAGGCCCCGGCCAGGATGGCGCTGGACAGCAGCGGGTAGCGCTCGCGCACCAGCGGGTGGTAGGCGGTGTCGGCGTTGCGCGCCAGCGCGCCGAGCCGCAGGCCGCCGCCGTCTTCCTCGATGCCGTCGAGGCCCGCGATGCGGGTGATGTCGACCAGGCGCTGCGGCGCGGCGAGGTCGGCGGGTGGCACCCCCGCCTTCATCAGGTCGAGCAGGTTGGTGCCGCCGGCGACCGGCCTGGCGTCCTGGAGCGCGATCTCGGCCAGCACCCCGTCCAGGTCGGCGGGCTGGGTGTAGAGGAAGGGATTCATGCCAGCACCCCCCCGGTGGTGAAGGGGCCGCGGTCCTGGCGCCGCTCGGCTTCGCCGCGCTGCTGTTCGATCCCGAGC of Massilia sp. KIM contains these proteins:
- a CDS encoding xanthine dehydrogenase family protein subunit M, with the protein product MNPFLYTQPADLDGVLAEIALQDARPVAGGTNLLDLMKAGVPPADLAAPQRLVDITRIAGLDGIEEDGGGLRLGALARNADTAYHPLVRERYPLLSSAILAGASAQLRNMATNGGNLMQRTRCIYFYDTGTPCNKREPGSGCPAREGLNRQLAILGASEHCIATHPSDMCVALRALDATVHVRARDGQRSIPFADFHRLPGEHPERDNTLEPGELITHLSLPDADRFAAHSAYLKVRERLSYAFALVSVAAALDIQGGSIRAARIALGGVAHKPWRVEAAEALLAGRAPDAGAFAEAAELLLQGARGYGENDFKLPLARNAIVQALGMAARGTAYAKGERA
- a CDS encoding tripartite tricarboxylate transporter substrate binding protein BugD — its product is MKFKTMCTVACMAMFGAGLAQAQGYPTKTITMIVPFAAGGPTDTVARLVAQSMGNTLKQQIIIENVGGAGGTIGAARVAKAAPDGYTIFLHHIGHSTAPSLYRKLSYNAQNDFETIGLVTDVPMTLVARKDFPAKDFKELLAYVKANKDKVTYAHAGLGSASHLCGMLLQTAIGVDLTTVAYKGTGPAMNDLLGGQVDIMCDQTTNTTSQIKGGKIKVYGVTTKAPLAALPGVPTLASSGLPNFEVAVWHGMYAPKGTPKQVIDTLSNALRGALKDPTVKQRFADLGTEPVADERARPEALRAHVKSEIDRWGPIIHKAGAYAD
- a CDS encoding xanthine dehydrogenase family protein molybdopterin-binding subunit, whose protein sequence is MSDLIPELETPTAPEGTGRVHSGMRVSRVDGRAKVTGAARYAAEQQAPDLCYGVAVNSTIARGRIRRINLVDALTSHGVIAILTHENRPKMRETDLAYKDMTAPGGSPFRPLFSERIFYSGQPVALVVADTFEAARHAAGLVRVEYESEEHDTNLLASLDRAYKPRPLKAGFTPPSSTGDAHQAFGTAPVKIDAEYYSGVEHHNPMEMHASTVIRSEDGHLTIYDKTQSSQNCRWYVSRAFGLGKDKVTVRNPYVGGAFGSGLRPQYQLPLAVMAALKLKRSVRVVLTRQQMFSFGHRPETWQRVRLAADRDGRLQAILHEAIQETSRLEDYVEVVVNWSGQLYACENIELGYKLVAQDRHSPMDMRAPGAAHGVHALEVAMDELAYALRMDPLELRLKNYTDVAPIEDKPFSSKALRDCYRLGAERFGWEGRPLEPRAKRDGEELVGWGMATGIWDSLVMVARVSAVMHADGRLVVSSAASDIGTGTYTVMSMIAAEAMGLPMERVTFQLGDSTLPMAPVEGGSSHVATVGSGIVGACDKLKKHLLKLAAAMSGSPFAGAKLKDVEFADGDLVLRADATRRVALSEVLAASGRDRVEEKFLMTPQMLKQRKYTRAVHSAVFCEVKVNEALGIVRVTRVVSAVAAGRIISAKTAASQVSGGVVWGISQALHEETYTDHRFGRFMNHDFAGYHVAANADIHEIEVIFAEEDDRIVSQQLGAKGVGEIGLVGVSAAVANAIFHATGKRLRSTPITPDKLLLGDRSLPVAKPG